The region GCATTTAGCTATGCAGGACTGACGTCTGTTGAGATACCGGATTCAGTGACCAGTATCGGAGAAGAGGCGTTTTACGGTTGTGGATCATTGAAAAAAGCGGTAATCGGAAATAATCTTGCTTATGTAGCGTATAGCGCATTTTATTCATGTGCTCTGACGGAGATTATG is a window of Desulfovibrio desulfuricans DNA encoding:
- a CDS encoding leucine-rich repeat domain-containing protein; the protein is AFSYAGLTSVEIPDSVTSIGEEAFYGCGSLKKAVIGNNLAYVAYSAFYSCALTEIMWGGKIEKIGKSAFAQNKNLTTVSIPNSVTEIEYGAFAG